A single window of Acidimicrobiales bacterium DNA harbors:
- the lig gene encoding ATP-dependent DNA ligase, producing the protein MARGSVGSSASVNVEVDGKTVRISNPDKVFFPTRGWTKWELVHYYLKVAPAVRRSVVGRPTVLRRMPDGVGGRVFYQKRPPRGAPPWLKTVAATFPSGRRAQMFCCADLAHLLWAVNAGCVDLHAWASRCSHPDTPDELRLDLDPAPGIGFEEVKKVAVVCREVLGEAGVASMPKTSGSRGIHVLARIAPRWSHHQVRRAGIAAAREVQRRLPSLVTLSWWKEERGRRIFIDYNQNGPDRALAAAWSVRPNEEGTVSFPFRWEEIQGIHPGDVTLRTAPALLQLHGDPMSELDEVHSDISPLLEWAERDAAAGLGDLPWPPNFPKMPGEPPRVQPSRARHPQGPS; encoded by the coding sequence GTGGCGCGGGGATCTGTCGGCTCGTCCGCCTCCGTGAACGTGGAGGTAGACGGAAAGACGGTCCGGATCAGCAACCCCGACAAGGTGTTCTTCCCTACCCGCGGATGGACCAAGTGGGAGCTGGTTCACTACTACCTGAAGGTCGCGCCGGCAGTCAGGAGATCGGTCGTCGGCCGCCCTACGGTGCTCCGTCGGATGCCGGACGGGGTCGGTGGGAGGGTCTTCTACCAGAAGCGCCCTCCCAGAGGTGCCCCGCCGTGGCTGAAGACGGTCGCGGCCACATTCCCTTCGGGTAGACGCGCCCAGATGTTCTGTTGCGCAGACCTCGCCCACCTCTTGTGGGCGGTGAACGCCGGATGCGTCGACCTGCACGCCTGGGCATCTCGGTGCTCCCACCCCGACACACCTGACGAGCTGCGGCTAGACCTCGATCCCGCACCGGGCATCGGGTTCGAGGAGGTGAAGAAGGTGGCCGTGGTATGCAGAGAGGTGCTGGGAGAGGCTGGAGTAGCGTCCATGCCGAAGACGAGCGGTTCACGGGGGATCCACGTGCTCGCCCGTATCGCCCCGCGTTGGAGCCACCATCAAGTGCGCCGTGCCGGCATAGCAGCAGCCCGAGAGGTGCAGCGGCGTCTGCCGAGCCTGGTGACGCTCTCGTGGTGGAAGGAGGAGCGAGGCAGGAGGATATTCATCGACTACAACCAGAACGGGCCCGACAGGGCGCTTGCCGCCGCCTGGAGCGTGCGGCCGAACGAAGAGGGCACTGTGTCCTTTCCCTTCCGTTGGGAGGAGATCCAAGGCATCCACCCGGGAGACGTGACGTTGCGGACGGCTCCGGCCCTCCTGCAACTGCACGGCGACCCCATGTCCGAACTAGACGAGGTCCACTCGGACATCTCGCCCCTTTTGGAGTGGGCGGAACGGGACGCGGCAGCTGGTCTCGGAGACCTCCCTTGGCCTCCCAACTTCCCGAAGATGCCCGGCGAACCACCTAGGGTTCAACCCTCCCGTGCGCGGCACCCCCAAGGGCCGTCGTGA
- a CDS encoding methylmalonyl-CoA mutase: MSSRDVDQNESPESAGKPLHHEKDKPWLMRTYSGHSTAKASNELYRRNLAKGQTGLSIAFDLPTQTGYDPDAPEAKGEVGKVGVPVAHLGHMAQLMEGIPVGEMNTSMTINATAAWLLGLYVAHAENQGVEPKVLRGTTQNDIVKEYLSRGTYIFPPVPSRRLIVDMIAFCSQWIPKWNPMNVCSYHLQEAGATPVQEVAYSLATAVGVLDAVRESGQVPEDRFPAVFASISFFVNSGIRFIEETCKMRAFVELWDWIGKERYGVTDPKARRFRYGVQVNSLGLTEVQPENNVQRIVLEMLGVTLSKRARARSIQLPAWNEALGLPRPWDQQWSLRIQQVLAYETDLLEYEDIFDGSKVIEQRTAEIREAARAELQEIIDMGGAFEAIDEMKARLVRSHTERMRKIERGEIPVVGVNIFTESEPSPLVGDEHILRVDPSVEEELVADVRAWRASRDQDAVKRSLDELRRAAIEGRNIMPATIDLAHAGGTTGEWAGVLREVFGEYRAPTGIARAVGAGGISAGLAAVAARVRELPGGPPRILVAKPGLDGHSNGAEQIAVAARDAGMEVIYQGIRLRPEQIAAVARDEDVELVGLSILSGSHLELTEATLELLRANGVTAPVVVGGIIPEADRPTLIEMGVAAVYTPKDFDLGRIMSELVDLVARYRQGLVVA, translated from the coding sequence GTGTCCAGCCGAGACGTAGATCAGAACGAATCGCCGGAAAGCGCAGGCAAGCCGCTGCACCACGAGAAGGACAAGCCGTGGCTGATGCGAACGTACTCGGGCCATTCGACCGCAAAGGCCTCCAACGAGCTGTACAGGCGGAACCTGGCGAAGGGCCAGACGGGCCTGTCGATCGCATTCGACCTGCCGACCCAGACCGGTTACGACCCCGACGCCCCCGAAGCGAAAGGTGAGGTCGGGAAGGTCGGGGTGCCGGTGGCCCACCTCGGGCACATGGCCCAGCTCATGGAGGGCATCCCCGTCGGGGAGATGAACACCTCGATGACCATCAACGCCACGGCCGCCTGGTTGCTCGGTCTGTACGTGGCACATGCGGAGAATCAAGGCGTGGAGCCGAAGGTGTTGCGCGGGACCACCCAGAACGACATCGTCAAGGAGTACCTGTCACGGGGCACCTACATCTTCCCGCCGGTTCCTTCTCGTCGTCTCATCGTCGACATGATCGCGTTCTGCTCGCAGTGGATCCCCAAGTGGAATCCGATGAACGTCTGCAGCTACCACCTGCAGGAGGCGGGTGCGACGCCGGTTCAAGAGGTCGCCTACTCCTTGGCGACCGCCGTGGGGGTGCTGGACGCGGTGCGCGAGTCGGGCCAGGTGCCTGAGGACCGGTTCCCGGCCGTGTTCGCCTCGATCTCGTTCTTCGTCAACTCGGGGATCCGCTTCATCGAGGAGACCTGCAAGATGCGGGCTTTCGTGGAGCTCTGGGACTGGATCGGAAAGGAGCGCTACGGGGTCACCGACCCGAAGGCCCGTCGCTTTCGCTACGGGGTTCAGGTCAACTCTCTGGGGCTCACGGAGGTTCAGCCGGAGAACAACGTGCAGAGGATCGTCCTCGAGATGCTGGGGGTGACCCTCTCCAAGCGAGCGAGGGCGAGATCCATCCAGCTTCCCGCGTGGAACGAAGCGCTCGGCCTGCCGCGCCCCTGGGACCAGCAGTGGTCTCTGCGAATTCAGCAGGTGCTCGCCTACGAGACCGACCTGCTGGAGTACGAGGACATCTTCGACGGCTCGAAGGTGATCGAACAGCGCACCGCCGAGATCAGGGAAGCGGCTCGGGCGGAACTGCAGGAGATCATCGACATGGGCGGCGCCTTCGAGGCCATAGACGAGATGAAGGCGAGGCTGGTCCGCTCCCACACGGAGAGGATGCGAAAGATCGAACGTGGGGAGATCCCTGTGGTCGGGGTGAACATCTTCACCGAGAGCGAACCGTCGCCCCTGGTCGGCGACGAGCACATCCTCAGAGTGGACCCTTCGGTCGAGGAAGAACTCGTCGCCGACGTGCGGGCCTGGCGCGCCTCGCGCGACCAGGACGCGGTGAAGCGGTCGCTCGACGAGTTGAGGCGGGCGGCGATCGAGGGGCGGAACATCATGCCGGCGACGATCGACCTGGCCCACGCCGGAGGCACGACCGGAGAGTGGGCGGGTGTCCTGAGAGAGGTGTTCGGCGAGTATCGCGCACCCACGGGCATCGCCCGGGCGGTGGGTGCGGGCGGAATCTCCGCAGGCCTCGCTGCCGTGGCCGCACGCGTACGGGAGCTCCCCGGCGGCCCGCCTCGCATCCTCGTGGCGAAACCCGGGCTCGACGGCCATTCGAACGGAGCCGAGCAGATCGCCGTGGCGGCGCGCGACGCCGGAATGGAGGTGATCTATCAGGGGATCCGTCTGCGCCCCGAGCAGATAGCCGCCGTCGCCCGTGACGAGGACGTCGAGCTGGTGGGGCTCTCCATTCTCTCCGGAAGCCATCTCGAACTCACCGAGGCGACGCTGGAGCTGCTCAGAGCCAACGGCGTCACGGCGCCGGTCGTCGTCGGCGGGATCATCCCCGAAGCCGACCGACCGACCTTGATAGAGATGGGCGTGGCCGCGGTGTACACGCCGAAAGACTTCGACCTGGGTCGGATCATGTCAGAACTAGTGGACCTGGTGGCCCGCTACCGCCAAGGCTTGGTGGTCGCCTAA
- a CDS encoding tRNA threonylcarbamoyladenosine biosynthesis protein: MALAVEVLRSGGLVAIPTETVYGLAADASQPEAVERIFEVKGRPRNHPLIVHLADVLQVREWVAELPELARRLADAFWPGPLTIVLPKSARVPHVVTGGLETVAVRVPAHTVTRRLLVAFGGGLAAPSANRFGRVSPTCAADVVADLGGAVDLVLDGGRSDVGVESTIVEVVEGAIRLLRPGGVTVEAIEALTGIAVETDPGGRPRAPGMLPSHYAPRTEVVACELDEAPDVVERSAAEGLRVAVIAPRPIDLSRIDSRIDATRDAVVWYWDAGGDEESLSHQLYARMREADVSGADRIVAVLPTPQGLGRAVRDRMTKAAGGR, translated from the coding sequence TTGGCCCTGGCGGTCGAGGTCCTGAGAAGCGGCGGTCTGGTGGCGATACCGACGGAGACCGTTTATGGCCTCGCCGCAGATGCGTCGCAGCCCGAGGCCGTGGAGCGGATATTTGAGGTGAAGGGTCGCCCTCGAAACCACCCGCTCATCGTCCATCTGGCGGACGTCTTGCAGGTGCGAGAGTGGGTGGCCGAGCTCCCCGAGCTCGCCCGACGACTGGCCGACGCGTTCTGGCCTGGTCCGCTCACGATCGTGCTGCCGAAGTCTGCGCGGGTTCCCCACGTGGTGACGGGTGGGTTGGAGACGGTCGCCGTGCGGGTCCCCGCCCATACGGTGACACGCCGGCTCCTCGTGGCTTTCGGCGGCGGGTTGGCCGCACCGTCGGCGAACCGCTTCGGTCGCGTGAGCCCGACGTGTGCGGCAGACGTGGTCGCAGACCTCGGCGGGGCCGTCGATCTGGTCTTGGACGGCGGGCGCTCAGACGTCGGCGTGGAGTCGACGATCGTGGAGGTGGTCGAGGGGGCGATCCGACTCCTCCGGCCCGGGGGTGTGACCGTCGAGGCCATCGAAGCGCTCACCGGGATCGCCGTCGAGACGGACCCGGGCGGGCGACCTCGGGCGCCGGGGATGCTCCCCTCCCACTATGCGCCCAGAACCGAGGTGGTCGCCTGCGAGCTCGACGAGGCCCCGGATGTGGTGGAGCGGTCGGCGGCAGAGGGTCTGCGAGTCGCCGTGATCGCGCCCAGGCCGATCGACCTCTCGCGCATCGACTCGCGCATCGACGCCACCCGTGATGCCGTCGTCTGGTACTGGGACGCCGGAGGCGACGAGGAGTCGCTCTCCCACCAGCTGTACGCCCGCATGCGAGAAGCGGACGTCTCGGGCGCCGATCGGATAGTCGCCGTCCTGCCGACGCCTCAGGGTCTCGGACGAGCGGTGCGCGACCGGATGACCAAGGCGGCAGGCGGCAGGTGA
- the lig gene encoding ATP-dependent DNA ligase gives MTRTRDRSREDAEGEGTDGGVFFPIDPILARPVEDFDALPEGEMIFEPKWDGYRCIAFVGRGEVVLQSRNQLDITAYFPEMASAFLRRITTPCVLDGELMVVDGGTPDFGALQARIHPAPSRIALLAERTPACFVAFDLLQLEGSSLLATAFSERRRLLEETGALFEAPLHVTPCTRDVSRARRWFESFTGGGVDGVIAKPADSPYRPGKRDLFKIKHRRTADCVVAGWRPERNGDGVGSLLLGLYDGEGRLWYVGGASGFTRSTRRSLVREIAPLVVADDEPHPWLEDSPVRRPGASNRWKTGRAWLPLRPLRVVEVEYDEATADRFRHATRMLRWRPDKEPREATLDQLAPPSPADLSPLLHPKSPPGSSPS, from the coding sequence GTGACGCGAACGAGAGACCGATCACGAGAGGACGCAGAGGGGGAAGGGACCGACGGAGGGGTCTTCTTCCCGATCGATCCGATTCTCGCCCGTCCTGTCGAAGACTTCGACGCGTTGCCTGAGGGCGAGATGATCTTCGAACCCAAGTGGGACGGGTACAGGTGCATCGCCTTCGTAGGACGCGGCGAGGTCGTCCTGCAGAGTCGCAACCAACTGGACATCACCGCTTACTTCCCCGAGATGGCCTCGGCGTTCCTCCGAAGGATCACGACCCCCTGTGTGCTCGACGGTGAGCTGATGGTGGTGGACGGCGGCACGCCCGACTTCGGGGCACTTCAGGCTCGCATCCATCCCGCTCCGTCACGCATCGCCCTCCTCGCAGAGCGGACGCCTGCTTGCTTCGTCGCCTTTGACCTGCTCCAACTCGAGGGGAGCTCTCTGCTCGCCACCGCGTTCTCCGAACGGCGCAGGCTCTTGGAGGAGACGGGCGCACTGTTCGAGGCGCCCCTGCACGTCACGCCGTGTACCCGGGACGTCTCGAGGGCACGACGGTGGTTCGAGAGCTTCACGGGAGGCGGGGTCGACGGTGTGATCGCGAAGCCGGCCGATTCCCCCTACAGGCCGGGCAAGCGGGACCTGTTCAAGATCAAGCACCGGAGAACCGCCGACTGTGTCGTCGCCGGATGGCGACCCGAACGCAACGGCGACGGGGTCGGCTCCCTCCTACTGGGCCTCTACGACGGCGAGGGGCGTCTGTGGTACGTCGGCGGCGCCTCGGGTTTTACCCGGTCCACACGCAGATCCCTGGTCCGAGAGATCGCGCCGTTGGTCGTCGCAGACGACGAACCCCACCCGTGGCTCGAGGATTCGCCGGTGAGACGGCCGGGTGCGTCCAACCGTTGGAAGACGGGGAGGGCTTGGCTTCCCCTCAGACCGCTGCGGGTGGTCGAGGTCGAATACGACGAGGCGACCGCAGACCGATTCCGGCATGCGACACGAATGTTGCGTTGGCGGCCGGACAAGGAGCCCCGAGAAGCCACCTTGGACCAATTGGCGCCACCTTCTCCCGCCGACCTGTCGCCGCTCTTGCATCCGAAGTCTCCCCCAGGCTCGTCGCCATCCTGA
- a CDS encoding methylmalonyl-CoA epimerase yields the protein MILTEIDHVAIAVRDLEAAVDYYRKAFGAEVCHREVVESDGVEEALLRVAESYVQLLTPTRDDSPVAKFLEKRGEGLHHIGYRVADCAEALRRVIEAGGRPIDEKPRPGSRGTTVAFVHPKGSFGTLIELVEEPAS from the coding sequence ATGATTCTCACCGAGATCGACCATGTGGCCATAGCGGTGCGCGACCTCGAGGCCGCCGTGGACTATTACCGCAAGGCCTTCGGAGCAGAGGTGTGTCACCGGGAGGTAGTCGAGTCCGACGGGGTGGAGGAGGCGTTGCTGCGGGTGGCGGAGTCTTACGTGCAGCTGCTGACGCCGACCAGGGACGACTCGCCCGTGGCCAAGTTCCTCGAGAAGCGAGGAGAAGGTCTACACCACATCGGATATCGGGTGGCCGACTGCGCAGAGGCGCTCCGGCGGGTCATCGAGGCGGGTGGTCGTCCCATCGACGAGAAGCCGCGCCCGGGCTCGAGGGGGACGACCGTCGCGTTCGTCCACCCGAAGGGAAGCTTCGGCACTCTCATCGAGCTCGTGGAGGAGCCTGCGAGCTGA
- the atoB gene encoding acetyl-CoA acetyltransferase, with product MAGSVILAGARTPIGKLMGAFASLSATDLGGIAIKAALERSGVSPDAVDYVFMGQVLQAGAGQITARQAAVKAGIPMSVPATTVNKVCLSGLNTIYLADKMISDGDAEIVVAGGMESMTAAPYLLPGARAGYRMGDQKVVDSMMYDGLFCAFDHCAMGEGTERYASEAGIARESQDEFAARSHERAAAAQKDGIFSEEIVPVEVPQRKGEPVVVDADEGVRPGTTVETLAKLKPAFAKDGTITAGNASQISDGACAVIVTSRSKAEQLGVEPLAEIVSYGQVAGPDASLLTQPSRAIRRALEKVGMAVSEVDLFEINEAFAAVGIASMQDLGIGEDVVNVNGGAIALGHPIGMSGNRLALHLALELKRRGGGVGAAGLCGGGGQGDAIILKVG from the coding sequence ATGGCTGGTTCGGTGATCCTCGCAGGGGCTCGTACGCCGATCGGGAAGCTGATGGGCGCGTTCGCCTCGCTGTCGGCGACCGACCTCGGTGGAATCGCCATAAAGGCCGCTCTCGAACGCTCCGGTGTCTCGCCCGACGCGGTCGACTACGTGTTCATGGGACAGGTGCTGCAGGCGGGTGCAGGACAGATCACGGCCCGGCAGGCGGCCGTCAAGGCCGGCATCCCGATGTCCGTCCCTGCGACGACGGTGAACAAGGTCTGCCTCTCCGGACTCAACACCATCTACCTGGCCGACAAGATGATCTCCGACGGGGACGCCGAGATAGTCGTCGCCGGCGGCATGGAGTCGATGACGGCGGCGCCCTACCTCCTACCCGGTGCCAGGGCGGGGTACCGCATGGGTGATCAGAAGGTCGTCGACTCGATGATGTACGACGGGCTCTTCTGCGCCTTCGACCACTGCGCCATGGGTGAGGGAACCGAGAGATACGCCTCCGAAGCAGGCATAGCGCGCGAGTCTCAGGACGAGTTCGCCGCACGGTCGCACGAACGAGCCGCAGCCGCCCAGAAGGACGGGATCTTCTCCGAAGAGATCGTCCCGGTGGAGGTCCCACAGCGCAAGGGCGAACCGGTGGTGGTGGACGCCGACGAGGGGGTCCGACCCGGCACCACCGTCGAGACCCTGGCGAAGCTGAAGCCCGCCTTCGCCAAGGACGGCACCATCACGGCGGGAAACGCGTCACAGATCTCCGACGGAGCTTGTGCGGTCATCGTCACCTCGCGTTCGAAGGCCGAGCAGCTCGGTGTGGAGCCGTTGGCCGAGATCGTCTCCTACGGGCAGGTGGCAGGCCCGGATGCTTCGCTGCTCACCCAACCCTCCCGTGCGATCAGACGTGCTCTGGAGAAGGTGGGGATGGCCGTCTCCGAGGTCGACCTGTTCGAGATCAACGAAGCCTTCGCCGCGGTCGGCATCGCCTCGATGCAGGATCTCGGAATCGGCGAGGACGTGGTGAACGTCAACGGCGGGGCCATAGCACTAGGTCATCCGATCGGCATGTCCGGCAACCGGCTCGCACTGCACCTCGCCTTGGAGCTGAAGCGGCGCGGTGGTGGCGTAGGAGCCGCCGGTCTCTGTGGCGGAGGTGGCCAAGGCGACGCGATCATCCTGAAGGTGGGCTGA
- the aat gene encoding leucyl/phenylalanyl-tRNA--protein transferase — MPRPVEPPPCRWDFPDPETADDVGLVGVGADLAPGTLLAAYRRGIFPMPLRPGGPIAWWSPDPRGILPLDGLRVTRSLRASCKRYETTIDEAFERVVEGCASVERPGAWITREVIDAYVRLHELGWAHSVETWSRDGALVGGLYGVAIGGFFAGESMFHLARDASKVALVRLVSVLRECGAELLDVQWVTPHLAGLGAVEIPRSEYLRRLRRAVSLEVRFP; from the coding sequence TTGCCCCGGCCGGTAGAGCCCCCGCCCTGCCGCTGGGATTTCCCTGACCCCGAGACGGCCGACGACGTCGGTCTGGTCGGAGTCGGCGCAGACTTGGCTCCGGGAACTCTGCTCGCCGCGTACCGAAGGGGGATCTTCCCCATGCCGCTCAGACCCGGTGGGCCGATCGCGTGGTGGTCGCCGGACCCGAGAGGGATCCTTCCGCTGGACGGCCTCCGGGTGACTCGCTCACTGCGAGCCTCATGCAAGCGTTACGAGACCACGATCGACGAGGCGTTCGAGCGGGTCGTCGAAGGCTGTGCATCTGTCGAACGCCCGGGTGCCTGGATCACCCGAGAGGTGATCGACGCATACGTCCGGCTCCACGAACTCGGGTGGGCGCACTCGGTGGAGACGTGGTCGCGGGACGGAGCGCTCGTGGGCGGTCTGTACGGCGTGGCCATAGGAGGATTCTTCGCCGGCGAGTCGATGTTCCACCTGGCACGTGACGCCTCCAAGGTGGCCCTCGTGAGGCTGGTGTCGGTGCTGCGCGAGTGTGGAGCGGAGCTGCTCGACGTCCAGTGGGTCACGCCGCATCTCGCCGGCCTCGGTGCGGTGGAGATCCCCAGGTCGGAGTATCTGCGGCGACTGCGACGGGCCGTGTCACTCGAAGTGCGCTTCCCCTGA
- a CDS encoding methylmalonyl-CoA carboxyltransferase yields the protein MSQTVRGKLDELRKRKEEALHAGSERAVERQKAKGKMLARERVEYLLDEGSFHELDLLARHRALDSGLSERPYTDGVITGWGTIDGRKVFVFSQDFTVFGGALGEVFGEKIHKLMDLALKVGAPVIGLNDGAGARIQEGVVSLAAYGGIFYRNVQASGITPQISVILGPCAGGAVYSPAMTDFTFMVRESSHMFITGPDVVKAVTGEDVTLEELGGAQTHASKSGVAAFVGDSEEEVLDDVRYLLSFLPSNNLEEPPWVEPSDDPRRTTPELLDVLPDSSTQPYDMKEVIRAVVDDGEFFEYFPHWAQSIVCGFARLDGHPVGVVGNQPMVLAGVLDIDSSEKAARFVRTCDAFNIPLVTFVDVPGFLPGVDQEHGGIIRHGAKLLYAYCEATVPRIQVVVRKAYGGAYVVMNSKSIGADLAFAWPTAELAVMGPQGAVEIIYRRELQEAEDPEARRQQLVEEYTERYANPYVAAERGYVDDVIDPAETRPKLIAGLEMLRSKREELPRRKHGNIPL from the coding sequence ATGTCGCAGACCGTACGGGGCAAGCTCGACGAGCTCAGGAAGCGCAAGGAAGAGGCGTTGCACGCCGGGTCCGAGCGGGCCGTCGAGCGTCAGAAGGCGAAGGGGAAGATGCTCGCCCGGGAGCGGGTCGAGTATCTGCTCGACGAAGGCAGCTTCCACGAGCTGGACCTGCTGGCCCGACACAGGGCTTTAGACAGCGGCCTGTCGGAGCGTCCATACACCGACGGGGTGATCACGGGCTGGGGAACGATCGACGGGAGGAAGGTCTTCGTCTTCTCACAGGACTTCACCGTCTTCGGCGGCGCCCTCGGTGAGGTCTTCGGCGAGAAGATCCACAAACTCATGGATCTGGCTCTGAAGGTGGGAGCTCCCGTGATCGGCCTGAACGACGGAGCGGGCGCGCGCATCCAAGAGGGAGTGGTCTCACTGGCGGCGTACGGCGGGATCTTCTACCGGAACGTCCAAGCCTCCGGGATAACACCCCAGATAAGCGTGATCTTGGGTCCGTGCGCCGGCGGTGCCGTCTACAGCCCGGCGATGACGGACTTCACGTTCATGGTCCGGGAGAGCTCTCACATGTTCATAACCGGCCCCGACGTGGTGAAGGCCGTGACAGGCGAAGACGTCACGCTCGAAGAACTCGGCGGTGCCCAGACGCACGCCTCGAAGTCCGGTGTGGCGGCGTTCGTGGGTGACAGTGAGGAGGAGGTGCTCGACGACGTCCGGTACCTGCTGTCCTTCCTGCCTTCCAACAACCTCGAAGAGCCGCCTTGGGTAGAGCCGTCCGACGACCCGAGGCGCACCACTCCCGAGCTGCTGGACGTGCTCCCGGACAGCTCGACGCAGCCCTACGACATGAAGGAAGTGATCCGGGCTGTGGTAGACGACGGCGAGTTCTTCGAGTACTTCCCTCACTGGGCGCAGTCCATCGTGTGCGGGTTCGCCAGGCTCGACGGTCACCCCGTCGGGGTGGTCGGCAACCAGCCGATGGTGTTGGCAGGGGTGCTGGACATCGACTCCTCGGAGAAGGCCGCTCGCTTCGTGCGGACTTGCGACGCCTTCAACATTCCTTTGGTCACGTTCGTCGACGTACCGGGCTTCCTCCCGGGTGTCGACCAGGAGCACGGCGGGATCATCAGGCACGGCGCGAAGCTGTTGTACGCGTACTGCGAGGCGACGGTGCCGCGCATACAGGTGGTGGTGCGCAAGGCGTACGGCGGCGCCTACGTCGTCATGAACTCGAAGTCCATCGGTGCGGATCTCGCCTTCGCTTGGCCGACCGCCGAGCTGGCCGTCATGGGTCCACAGGGTGCGGTCGAGATCATCTACAGGAGAGAGCTGCAGGAGGCCGAAGACCCCGAGGCCAGACGTCAGCAGCTGGTGGAGGAGTACACGGAGCGGTACGCCAACCCGTATGTGGCCGCAGAGAGGGGTTACGTCGACGACGTGATCGATCCTGCAGAGACCAGACCGAAGCTGATAGCCGGGCTGGAGATGCTCCGCTCCAAGCGCGAAGAGCTCCCGAGACGGAAGCACGGGAACATCCCGCTGTGA
- the qor gene encoding crotonyl-CoA reductase, which yields MREIVEAIETGASGEEIANIPLPESYRAAVVLEEEVDMFEGLESWEKDPRKSLHIKEVPLPELAPDEAVIAVMASAINFNTVWTSIFEPLPTFQFLKRLGRESYWAKRHDLPYHIVGSDASGVILRTGPAVRNFKPGDRVVIHCNYVDDQDPFAHDDSMLASNQRIWGFETNFGGLAELAIVKANQLMPMPEHLTWEEAAVNGLCNSTSYRMLVSKNAVPMKQGDVVLIWGATGGLGGYACQYVLNGGGIPVGVVSSPEKAALLRELGVEYVIDRKEKGYRFWKDPHAQDESEWRRFGKDIRDLVGRDPNIVFEHPGRETFGASVFVAARGGAVVTCAATSGYMIEYDNRHLWMKLKRIVASHFANYREAWEANDAIRRGDVVPIISATYPLDQVGEATYQIHHNLHEGKLAVLCLAESEGKGVLDHEKREQVGEDRLTLFRRHAKKS from the coding sequence ATGCGCGAGATCGTGGAAGCAATCGAAACGGGGGCGTCGGGCGAAGAGATCGCGAACATCCCACTTCCCGAGTCGTACCGCGCAGCGGTCGTGCTCGAGGAAGAAGTGGACATGTTCGAGGGGCTCGAGAGCTGGGAGAAAGATCCCCGCAAGTCCCTCCACATAAAGGAGGTTCCGCTGCCCGAGCTCGCTCCGGACGAGGCCGTGATCGCTGTGATGGCATCTGCCATCAACTTCAACACCGTCTGGACGTCGATCTTCGAGCCACTTCCGACTTTCCAGTTCCTCAAGAGGCTCGGACGTGAGTCCTACTGGGCCAAGCGTCACGACCTCCCCTACCACATCGTGGGCTCCGACGCGTCGGGGGTGATCCTCCGCACGGGCCCCGCGGTGAGGAACTTCAAGCCGGGCGACCGAGTGGTGATCCACTGCAACTACGTCGACGACCAGGACCCGTTCGCCCACGACGACTCGATGCTCGCCTCCAACCAGCGGATCTGGGGGTTCGAGACGAACTTCGGCGGCCTGGCAGAGCTGGCGATCGTGAAAGCCAACCAGCTGATGCCCATGCCCGAGCACCTCACCTGGGAGGAGGCCGCGGTGAACGGCCTCTGCAACTCGACCAGCTACCGGATGCTCGTCTCGAAGAACGCAGTTCCCATGAAGCAGGGTGATGTCGTCCTCATATGGGGGGCGACCGGTGGTCTGGGCGGCTACGCCTGCCAGTACGTCCTGAACGGTGGAGGGATCCCCGTGGGTGTCGTCTCGTCTCCCGAGAAGGCCGCCCTGTTGAGGGAGCTGGGGGTGGAGTATGTGATCGATCGGAAAGAGAAGGGTTACCGCTTCTGGAAGGACCCTCACGCCCAGGACGAGAGCGAATGGCGTCGCTTCGGGAAGGACATACGGGACCTGGTCGGGCGCGACCCGAACATCGTCTTCGAGCATCCCGGGCGGGAGACGTTCGGGGCTTCCGTATTCGTGGCGGCCCGCGGAGGGGCGGTCGTCACCTGTGCGGCCACCAGCGGATACATGATCGAGTACGACAACCGCCACCTGTGGATGAAGCTGAAGAGGATCGTCGCGTCGCACTTCGCCAACTACAGGGAGGCCTGGGAGGCGAACGACGCCATCCGCCGGGGCGACGTCGTGCCGATCATCTCGGCGACCTACCCGCTGGATCAGGTCGGCGAGGCGACCTATCAGATCCATCACAACCTGCACGAAGGGAAGCTCGCCGTACTCTGCCTCGCCGAATCGGAGGGCAAGGGCGTTCTCGACCATGAGAAGCGCGAGCAGGTCGGCGAGGACAGGCTCACGCTCTTCCGCCGGCATGCGAAGAAGAGCTGA